The following are encoded in a window of Deinococcus aerolatus genomic DNA:
- the rpsS gene encoding 30S ribosomal protein S19 produces the protein MPRSLKKGPFVDDHLLKKVDVQNEKKDKRVIKTWSRRSTVVPEMIGHTIAVHNGKQHIPVFVNEQMIGHKLGEFSPTRSYRGHGSEKSSKGSKKK, from the coding sequence ATGCCCCGTAGCCTCAAGAAAGGCCCGTTCGTCGATGACCACCTGCTGAAAAAGGTGGACGTCCAGAACGAGAAGAAAGACAAGCGAGTGATCAAGACCTGGTCGCGCCGCTCCACCGTGGTTCCCGAGATGATCGGCCACACCATCGCTGTTCACAACGGCAAGCAGCACATCCCCGTGTTCGTGAACGAGCAGATGATCGGCCACAAGCTCGGCGAGTTCTCGCCCACCCGCAGCTACCGGGGCCACGGCTCCGAGAAGAGCAGCAAGGGGAGCAAGAAGAAATGA